From Nitrospira sp. SG-bin1:
CATGCACGGATCGACGTTTATCGGTGACGGAGAAGGGGCGTTACGAGACTTGGCGTCGGTGATGCGTGAGGTACTGGGGAGCGAGCCATGAGAATGAGCAAATCGTGATCGATCCAGACCCTTATAAACCGTTTCGTCTGGCTCAAGGCTATCGAGCCGGAGACCTGTTGTTTATCTCCGGCCAAGCCGCGATCGACTCACAAGGACAGATTGTGGGGGTGGGTGATTTCGATGCGCAGGCCCAACAAGTCTTTGAAAACTTGGAACGAGTGCTGCGCGCCGGTGGTTCGAGTCTCAAGAACGTCATCAAGGTCACCATTTATTTGACGAATATGGATTATTTTGACCGGATCGTTGGGTTGCGCGGCCGTTGGTTTACGCCTCCCTATCCGGCGGACACCATCGTTGAAGTTCGATCGCTCTACTCCCGGGATGCGATGATCGAAATAGAGGCGGTGGCCGTCGCAGATGTCGTGGCGGAGCGAAGTTGAGAAGGGCACGGCCATGACGCCAGACCGCAACGTATGGATTGCTGACATGCAAATCATGACAAAGAGAATTCTTCTGCGCGACTTCGTGGAGGGCGATGTTCCCGCATTTCTCTCCTACCATGAAGACCCGCGCGCTCTTGCGTTCTACGGGCCACAGGAAAGGCAGCCGGCCTATGGGCGGGAGCTACTGGAATGTTTCACACGGTGGGCA
This genomic window contains:
- a CDS encoding enamine deaminase RidA, yielding MRYWGASHENEQIVIDPDPYKPFRLAQGYRAGDLLFISGQAAIDSQGQIVGVGDFDAQAQQVFENLERVLRAGGSSLKNVIKVTIYLTNMDYFDRIVGLRGRWFTPPYPADTIVEVRSLYSRDAMIEIEAVAVADVVAERS